TCCAATACATCCAAGCCAAACCCATCTTTTTCCTTGACATGGCTACTTGTATTATCATTTGACTTAGAAGGCAATGCTGCTTTGGGTTGCTCTGATATCTTGCCAACAGGGCCATTTACGGAAACAGATAGTTGAGTCGTTTTCTGCTTCGGCTTTGTTTTAGATTTCCTTTCCCCCTTAACATTTGATAAAGCAGGCCGACCAATCTTAGTAGTACCATTTATAGATGACATCTCTCTGCTGTGTCCCTTTCCATCTCTGTCCCTCTCACTTCTCTTTCCTTTGGCACTACTTAACAGAGAACTGCCAATGCCTGAGGGGGCACTTGAACTACCAATAGCACCACCAACATCATCAAGCAACAATTCCCTCTTCTTGACTCTGTTTGACCATGTATCTTCTCTAGTTTGTTCAGAGAAGTGATTTACAGGCAGAAGGGCATCCAAAGAATTAATATCATGGTTGTCTGCATTCTTAATAAACTGCGAAGGGCTTTGCTGTGAACTCATGGATGCTGCAgagaaacaaaaataacaatCCATCACTGAATCATGCCACAGAACACAAAACAAAAGGACACGAGAAATCTGAAATCTGCAAACCCCCCTCCCCCCGGCCCCAGGATCTATGCCCTAGCAATCACTGAGGACATAAAAATACTTGTTCAAAAACATATGAAACGGTAAAGCCATTCACCACTATTTTTCCCTCAAGACATCGAAGGAGATACCAGAAAACCTACCTTCCAGAGAACGGATGCAGGTATATGGTTTGGTTGATTCACCCTCTGTAGTGGTATCTGCCAGCCGTGCACCATTGAGATTGGAAGACCCAGAAAGAAATAAGTCTTTAAATAAGGGTTCACTGAAGCAGCTCTTTCCTGTATCCTCAAATTTATGACATCGTTCCAATGTCCGTTTAACAAAAGCTAATGCAGCTTGCTTAGCCATTTTGTTACTGGAAATCTTCCCACCAGTGCCAGTCTATATAACAACAACAGTGCTAAATTTAGTTTGCCATGTATGCAATTGTACTTTCAGAAACAGAAGTGCGACCTCATTTCAATATATGATAGGCTCAGGCATGATATAATCAGATCAGGCAATAAAAACTAGTTTGTTAAAGATCATCTAGATGTCCTCAATTGAATTGCTGAAAAAAAGAACACAAGAAAGCAAACAGAAAAAGAACACATAATTAAACGGGTGACGAATATACAAATTGACCAATAATGCACAGAGAAAAAGggggagagaggggggggggggggggggaggagaaTAAATTTCAAACAGAAATCACCCACAACGGTCAGAATTTTAGATCAAAAGCTGCTGCTATGGACTTGCAAAACCAGACAATGacctcttttttaatagtactaagACTTCACTAAAAGACATAAAAGGCATAATCCAAGTATACAAGAAGTGTACAAGAAATAAATCTATCAAGAAGGAGAAAaggaaataagaaaattatgaaagctaAGCCCATTGAAGTCTATCAAAGGCGTCCAAAGGAAGAGTGTTGGAAAGAGAGGTTTGAGCTCCTCTAGCATCTATTCGGGGTCCTCAAAACTTTTATCATTCctttccctccaaatacaccGTATTAGACAAGTAGAAGCCATTTTCCACAGCTGCAATTTCAGGGCTGCCATTCTCCAGGAATAAAGAAAGTCCATTAGTGTTTTGGGCATAACCTGAGCCAAACCAACCCGTCTGAAGATGTCACTCCACAGTTCACTAACAATCTCGCAATGCAGTAAATGATGATCAACAGACTCTGCACTCTTACACATGCAGCACCAATCAAGCACTACAATGGGTTTCCCGTCAGTTGTCGATGATGAGAACCTTTCCTAGAGACGCTATCCAAGCAAAAAGTGAAGCTTGTGAAAGGACTTTAGTCCATATGCTCTTCCAAGAAAATGAAATGCCATTATGAGAAGTAAGGGCATTACAGAGAGAGCAGGCAAAGAACATCCCTCTGGATGGGAGCCCATAGAAGCTTGTCTACACCTCTTGTCTGAAACAAGTAGAATGTAGTAGATTAAAGAATGAGGTAAAGGCATCTATAACACAATCATGGGCTGCTCTGATAAAGTTGACATTTCATTGATGGGAGCAATAGATATCTCCATATGGTCAGCCACAGAAGCATCCTTAGCTTGTGCAACACTGAACACATCAGGTAAAGCATCCTTCAGAGCCTTTACTTTGGCACCGTCTCCAACCACAAATCTAGTGTGATAAGAAAACTTCTCCCAACTCTTTATGAATTATCACACTCCAACAGCATAAGACCCTCCAACCTCGCGAAAGCACCAACTGCATCACATACTAGCATACTTAACTTCCACCACTGAAAGCCATAGGCCACCCTTTCCATGGCAATGCCCCTTTTTAACAACTTTACAACTGAACATCCATCACTGTAGTCTTCCAGGTGTAAATTTATTGTTTTACCTAGTATAGGTATTTTGTATCTAAAGATAACCAAATGAAAGAAAGTTCTCTATGAAAGAATGTGTTTACAAACCTCAACTGTCATTTTTTTCATGGGTTCCCTGATGTGTTTAGCACCTCTTGAGTTTCATAAATACCACTCCACTTGAGTCTAAGCTGCTGAGTTTGGTTAccaaactcatctcatctaatcattacaactttcccaacttccaacacaaaatataataaacaattcaactttttcaaatctcaaaataataatgatattaaaaaataatattctaataatattttattcgcctttcaacttttatctcaactcaactcactatccaaactggCCATAACTAAAAAAACTCCATTTTCCAGTAGCCTATAACCTGGGTTGTCCCAGGTGCTAGAATACAGACCCAAGATGCCTGTTGCAAATGATGAGCAAAATCTCTGGCCAAAACCAAGGGCTTTGACTATTCAGTGCACATGGCCCTCAACATTGAACCAAAAATATGTCGATGAAAATCAATCTTGAATCCATCACAACTACCTCAGGAAAACCAtcattaaatttgaatatttttttaattgtaagtCATGCGTCAGGCTCCATGATGGTTGCCTTTACCATTAGGATAAGACATCTTTGCATTAAACAGAACGGGTTACTTGAGACacaaaatatattgcattttccccttttccatcctttttttcttttggatgaAGTTTTTATCCTTTAGCCTACTGAGAGTACATATTTTCATCTTTACAAATGAAAAAAGTAGTAAACAATACTGTCCCTCTAAAGATGGGGCAAATGGGAAAGCGGTAAGTTCATCCTTAGATGATGAATTTCAGGAAACCTTCCAGAAGCTCATAGCACTCCACGAAATGCAGCGACATGGTACTCAACAAACATGGACCTGAAGGACTGAGACACTAAAACCATCACTTGCCTCTATCCATCTCTGTTCTATACTTCTCTACTTTGTTCTCTATAGTCAGCCTTCACACCTTTTACCATAAATCCCAAATATGAAATATCCCATTTCTTGCTTCAAAGGGCTGCCAACATCAACATTGCATTAAAGCCTCTTTCTTCCCCCTTTTTTGTCTTCTCACTATGTGTCAGTTTAGGTCTTCTTTTTTATGAGTATGTGTCAGTTTAGCTCTCACTTAAGCCAGAAAAGCTTTAATATTAATCAAACAAAAAAGGACCAATAACAAAGCAAAGATGAAAGGAGGGAATGATTATTAAGATGATTACCATATACTTTTCACAGGCCATTCCAACAAGTTTGTCAAGGGCATGCTCTTCAAACTCCCTACATGAGAAACAACATTTTTGTTTGCACCATGATGGCCAAAAGCataagtaaaagaaagaaagaaagaaagaaattcatCAGAAGATAAAGAACAGAATTGTTACTTCTCTTGGAGATCTTTCATGGCTAAGGCAGATTTCAAAAGTCTATCTAGCAAGCCTTTCTTCTTCGAAACCTAGTGAATCAACAAAcaaattcatttgatgaatATCTTTAGAGTAGAATTAGGTCATTGCAAGATGAAAAGTTCCAACTCAAAATagttatcaaaaataaaaataaaaaccaaacaaaataaaacaaaagctcCAACTATAAACGAGTACATGCAATATGAAAATTCCTTCTTCTATTAGAACTCCCAAATACTTTCTTCTGATTTTTCTTTCCTGATAAAATATCTTTCCAACCATAAAATCTGTTCAACCAAACTAGCCATAGGAATAGTCGAATAGATCAAGtagaatataatatattccATGCCAACCATACAAGGATGGGGATTTAAGAATGGACTCAAGAAAAATAATGGTTATGGATTTGACATAAGGGCCTTTGCAATGGTATCAAATACCTGTACTTGGTACTTCTCTTCTAATCTACTGATTTCGTCACTGATTCCTTCATCCTCTATCAGTGCCATGTCAGGCTGAAAAACAAACATGTAATCAAAACAAAACCTTAAAGGACCTATTACAACACTACAACAgcaaaaaatggaaaattcaTGCAATAATTCTTGTACAAGTGAACTTACCACAGGTTCTGGGAAAATACCAATACTTTGAACCTCCAGGAGAAGTTTTTCATTTAATCGCATATTATCATAAAGAAATTCAGAACAAGCCATGCTAGACATCAATGAAATGTCTGAATGTAAGCCGTTTGGGGAATGACCAAATGTTGAGTTCATCCCTGTGTTTAGGATGCCCACTATGTTGCTTTCAGGTTCATCATGCTCTGCCTTCCCAGTTATCCTAAAGCCATTAAAATCAGTAGGCCCAACAAACTGGAAGCTAACAAATGACTGGTCATTCATATTATTAGATTCCAACTCTCCATCCAGCTCAAATTCAGAACCATACTCATTATATTTGAggtcttcatttacacttttgcAATCCTCCTCCGAAATTAGAGCTGCTATGAGTCTCTGACACAAGGGAATCAGACTATGATCCCCTGTATGTGGTACTAACTGTTCTGCAAGCAGTTCGATGCTTCTTGTTCCAGTAGAAAGCCCCATCTCTATCTCATGCTCAATCAACCCATATCCATTAGGAACAGCACAGCAACCAACAACACTAGAATGAAGTGGAGTTGGCTTAGGAGCAGTGGAATCAAGATTGCCCTAACAGATGAAGAGAAGTAATAAAATTAGAAACGCTGATTACCATGAAAGGATTTTACCTCAGAAAATAGTAATAGATCTAAGCCTTGAGATGCACACAAAAAAGATAACTTGTGTGAAAATATCAATGTGTATATGTGTGTGGCGGGAGGGTGATGCTTAATAGACTAACTTAAGAGACCATAGCACAAGAAATTCCTTGAAGTACAACAGCTTGAAACTCTCTGAAACTAGTGCATTACATCTTCTGTTATAGTCCATATACAGCAAATTCCCAGAGGTTAAGCATTGAACTTTTATATCCATAAGCAGCATTTAAAACTCTGGAATATAAGCTTCTATCCATTGCAGCATTTGCAATGCCCTCCATAATTGGATGTTGAATGTTGTAGGGCCCGCACGATTTGTATCTCTCTCTCCATAATTGGACCATCCAATTCGGTCTAGCAATTGGAGAGGATCTCTATTCATAGTTGTGctattactaaaataatttactaAAATAAGATAATAGTTTCTTATCCATTAATCACAGATGCAAATATTAAAACCTGCTGGGTACCTTCTTACTAACTTGTTAGCATATGAGTTGAAAATTTATACTGCAAACTTCATCCATACCACATTTTGAACAATACAAATATCTATCTGTCAGCAAGATTAAGATATCTCATATAATctatagaaaacaaaaaaggcgGCCCATTACTTGTTGCTTTAAGAACGCAATGTCTGCTTCAGATATGAAACCAAAAAACGGCTGCATCTGCTTCCAAAAAGGGCTCGTAAAGGCACGAACTgcagtaacaaatgaatcaataaacccaaaaaactacaaaattGTGCCCAAAAGATGGATGCAAAATTTTTAGTGAGAACATTACCTTGATTAATAACAGCATTTACAGCAGCCAATAGCTCTTCATGCCCATCGTCTGACCCAACTAAATAAGGTAAAACCAAAAGTGATTAGGGTACAACAATAAATTAAGGGCTCATAAATATTTACtaaaaagtcaaaatcaaataCCAAGAAAATCTACTGATGCGTTGGTTGTTGTCTGCTTTTGCCGTGCATAGGCCTTACGGTCAGAAAGTTTCCTCGTTGGTGGACGACCTGCCTTGCTGAGTAAAAGAATCCACACAAACTATTAGATTGCAATATAAGTGCCCAAGATTGTTCAACTACAAAATGAGGAAATTCGTTAAGAAAACAAGAAATATTTATTTAGGACGCAAATGCTTGACCTTTCAGTCTTATCAAACCCAAGCCTTGCACTCCTGAGCTGTTTTGCTGTTCCCAAATTCACAATCTTCTCAACAGTCATTGGCAGGAGAGACCTTGTGGAAGTAAAACCTCGCCCAGTCCTACCTTGCCTCCGAATACCATCTCCAAGATCGTCTGCAGCAACTGGCTTAGTCTTTCTTGATGACAGGACTAATGTTGAAACCTTTTGTACACTCTGCACAACCTTCTCATCTATCTCATCAGACTTTCTACACTTATCTCTGGATTTAGTTTCCACAGCCCCTGACTCCTCACTTTCAGATAAGGTGGCTGAAGACAAAGGAtcactttttaatttcactCGCTGAGGAGAACTGCCATGCAAGCGTCTGGCAAGCCCCAACCCAATTTCGCTACCAGTGATATCAGATCCAGCATCCGGAGCAGGAGTTTCATCATTACTCGAAACAATAGGAGGAACAAGATTTGTTCGTCTAGCAGTTCGGGAATTCTTCTGTGGCCTCTGGCCAGCCCAGTGAACAGGTGGGGATGAAGACCGTGTTGATGCCGCTCGTTTTCGATTATTGGGTCCAACAGCAGCAGGGGGCTTGTTCGAACAACTAGAAAGCTCCCAATCACTAGGGACATTCGCTCGATGGACAATAGGGGACAACTTGGGTGCAACACCTGAACTTGATCTTGGAGCTCGAATAGATGCATTCATTTTCGCGTTTGAGGTAGGACTGGCTGAATTAAAATCATCACGAACATTTGTCCTAAGCATGCACAATAGAAAGAGAATCAAAATCATAGTACGG
The genomic region above belongs to Carya illinoinensis cultivar Pawnee chromosome 4, C.illinoinensisPawnee_v1, whole genome shotgun sequence and contains:
- the LOC122307907 gene encoding uncharacterized protein LOC122307907 isoform X1; this encodes MATSSKFDLSSGSPDRPLYTSGQRGSHIAAPLDRSGSFRENMENPILSSLPNMSRSSSAATQGDVVNFFQFLRLDPKLLAAEHKSNRQVDLKRHVSLALSASPDDSSSGSLKGKLLSSPVPEEVKRVKAGLRESSVKARERIKTFNESLSVFNKFFPTVPSKKRSRLEGFSNDRSSMLSSDRSVLGPSVGKIGNQCHAATSGFELEQQKLEERPKNVVPNKRTRTSLLDVRMDVQSNAHVRLSGAIDRDREMQRLANSGAVQAEDRTLPIGGDGWEKSKMKKKRSGIKPDVSPSTVSTKPIDGYRDAKQGIQQRPVADARSRLSNESHGFRPPVLNGAVGVGKSDGISQQTGLGMRSSIPRTDPDYGSLMNDRRDRPLGSDKERVNARAVNKTNVRDDFNSASPTSNAKMNASIRAPRSSSGVAPKLSPIVHRANVPSDWELSSCSNKPPAAVGPNNRKRAASTRSSSPPVHWAGQRPQKNSRTARRTNLVPPIVSSNDETPAPDAGSDITGSEIGLGLARRLHGSSPQRVKLKSDPLSSATLSESEESGAVETKSRDKCRKSDEIDEKVVQSVQKVSTLVLSSRKTKPVAADDLGDGIRRQGRTGRGFTSTRSLLPMTVEKIVNLGTAKQLRSARLGFDKTESKAGRPPTRKLSDRKAYARQKQTTTNASVDFLVGSDDGHEELLAAVNAVINQVRAFTSPFWKQMQPFFGFISEADIAFLKQQGNLDSTAPKPTPLHSSVVGCCAVPNGYGLIEHEIEMGLSTGTRSIELLAEQLVPHTGDHSLIPLCQRLIAALISEEDCKSVNEDLKYNEYGSEFELDGELESNNMNDQSFVSFQFVGPTDFNGFRITGKAEHDEPESNIVGILNTGMNSTFGHSPNGLHSDISLMSSMACSEFLYDNMRLNEKLLLEVQSIGIFPEPVPDMALIEDEGISDEISRLEEKYQVQVSKKKGLLDRLLKSALAMKDLQEKEFEEHALDKLVGMACEKYMTGTGGKISSNKMAKQAALAFVKRTLERCHKFEDTGKSCFSEPLFKDLFLSGSSNLNGARLADTTTEGESTKPYTCIRSLEASMSSQQSPSQFIKNADNHDINSLDALLPVNHFSEQTREDTWSNRVKKRELLLDDVGGAIGSSSAPSGIGSSLLSSAKGKRSERDRDGKGHSREMSSINGTTKIGRPALSNVKGERKSKTKPKQKTTQLSVSVNGPVGKISEQPKAALPSKSNDNTSSHVKEKDGFGLDVLDEPESLDLSNLQLPEMDVLDVPDDLDDQGQDLGSWLNIDDEGLQDHDFMGLEIPMDDLSDLNMMV
- the LOC122307907 gene encoding uncharacterized protein LOC122307907 isoform X2; translation: MATSSKFDLSSGSPDRPLYTSGQRGSHIAAPLDRSGSFRENMENPILSSLPNMSRSSSAATQGDVVNFFQFLRLDPKLLAAEHKSNRQVDLKRHVSLALSASPDDSSSGSLKGKLLSSPVPEEVKRVKAGLRESSVKARERIKTFNESLSVFNKFFPTVPSKKRSRLEGFSNDRSSMLSSDRSVLGPSVGKIGNQCHAATSGFELEQQKLEERPKNVVPNKRTRTSLLDVRSNAHVRLSGAIDRDREMQRLANSGAVQAEDRTLPIGGDGWEKSKMKKKRSGIKPDVSPSTVSTKPIDGYRDAKQGIQQRPVADARSRLSNESHGFRPPVLNGAVGVGKSDGISQQTGLGMRSSIPRTDPDYGSLMNDRRDRPLGSDKERVNARAVNKTNVRDDFNSASPTSNAKMNASIRAPRSSSGVAPKLSPIVHRANVPSDWELSSCSNKPPAAVGPNNRKRAASTRSSSPPVHWAGQRPQKNSRTARRTNLVPPIVSSNDETPAPDAGSDITGSEIGLGLARRLHGSSPQRVKLKSDPLSSATLSESEESGAVETKSRDKCRKSDEIDEKVVQSVQKVSTLVLSSRKTKPVAADDLGDGIRRQGRTGRGFTSTRSLLPMTVEKIVNLGTAKQLRSARLGFDKTESKAGRPPTRKLSDRKAYARQKQTTTNASVDFLVGSDDGHEELLAAVNAVINQVRAFTSPFWKQMQPFFGFISEADIAFLKQQGNLDSTAPKPTPLHSSVVGCCAVPNGYGLIEHEIEMGLSTGTRSIELLAEQLVPHTGDHSLIPLCQRLIAALISEEDCKSVNEDLKYNEYGSEFELDGELESNNMNDQSFVSFQFVGPTDFNGFRITGKAEHDEPESNIVGILNTGMNSTFGHSPNGLHSDISLMSSMACSEFLYDNMRLNEKLLLEVQSIGIFPEPVPDMALIEDEGISDEISRLEEKYQVQVSKKKGLLDRLLKSALAMKDLQEKEFEEHALDKLVGMACEKYMTGTGGKISSNKMAKQAALAFVKRTLERCHKFEDTGKSCFSEPLFKDLFLSGSSNLNGARLADTTTEGESTKPYTCIRSLEASMSSQQSPSQFIKNADNHDINSLDALLPVNHFSEQTREDTWSNRVKKRELLLDDVGGAIGSSSAPSGIGSSLLSSAKGKRSERDRDGKGHSREMSSINGTTKIGRPALSNVKGERKSKTKPKQKTTQLSVSVNGPVGKISEQPKAALPSKSNDNTSSHVKEKDGFGLDVLDEPESLDLSNLQLPEMDVLDVPDDLDDQGQDLGSWLNIDDEGLQDHDFMGLEIPMDDLSDLNMMV
- the LOC122307907 gene encoding uncharacterized protein LOC122307907 isoform X4 — its product is MQRLANSGAVQAEDRTLPIGGDGWEKSKMKKKRSGIKPDVSPSTVSTKPIDGYRDAKQGIQQRPVADARSRLSNESHGFRPPVLNGAVGVGKSDGISQQTGLGMRSSIPRTDPDYGSLMNDRRDRPLGSDKERVNARAVNKTNVRDDFNSASPTSNAKMNASIRAPRSSSGVAPKLSPIVHRANVPSDWELSSCSNKPPAAVGPNNRKRAASTRSSSPPVHWAGQRPQKNSRTARRTNLVPPIVSSNDETPAPDAGSDITGSEIGLGLARRLHGSSPQRVKLKSDPLSSATLSESEESGAVETKSRDKCRKSDEIDEKVVQSVQKVSTLVLSSRKTKPVAADDLGDGIRRQGRTGRGFTSTRSLLPMTVEKIVNLGTAKQLRSARLGFDKTESKAGRPPTRKLSDRKAYARQKQTTTNASVDFLVGSDDGHEELLAAVNAVINQVRAFTSPFWKQMQPFFGFISEADIAFLKQQGNLDSTAPKPTPLHSSVVGCCAVPNGYGLIEHEIEMGLSTGTRSIELLAEQLVPHTGDHSLIPLCQRLIAALISEEDCKSVNEDLKYNEYGSEFELDGELESNNMNDQSFVSFQFVGPTDFNGFRITGKAEHDEPESNIVGILNTGMNSTFGHSPNGLHSDISLMSSMACSEFLYDNMRLNEKLLLEVQSIGIFPEPVPDMALIEDEGISDEISRLEEKYQVQVSKKKGLLDRLLKSALAMKDLQEKEFEEHALDKLVGMACEKYMTGTGGKISSNKMAKQAALAFVKRTLERCHKFEDTGKSCFSEPLFKDLFLSGSSNLNGARLADTTTEGESTKPYTCIRSLEASMSSQQSPSQFIKNADNHDINSLDALLPVNHFSEQTREDTWSNRVKKRELLLDDVGGAIGSSSAPSGIGSSLLSSAKGKRSERDRDGKGHSREMSSINGTTKIGRPALSNVKGERKSKTKPKQKTTQLSVSVNGPVGKISEQPKAALPSKSNDNTSSHVKEKDGFGLDVLDEPESLDLSNLQLPEMDVLDVPDDLDDQGQDLGSWLNIDDEGLQDHDFMGLEIPMDDLSDLNMMV
- the LOC122307907 gene encoding uncharacterized protein LOC122307907 isoform X3 is translated as MDVQSNAHVRLSGAIDRDREMQRLANSGAVQAEDRTLPIGGDGWEKSKMKKKRSGIKPDVSPSTVSTKPIDGYRDAKQGIQQRPVADARSRLSNESHGFRPPVLNGAVGVGKSDGISQQTGLGMRSSIPRTDPDYGSLMNDRRDRPLGSDKERVNARAVNKTNVRDDFNSASPTSNAKMNASIRAPRSSSGVAPKLSPIVHRANVPSDWELSSCSNKPPAAVGPNNRKRAASTRSSSPPVHWAGQRPQKNSRTARRTNLVPPIVSSNDETPAPDAGSDITGSEIGLGLARRLHGSSPQRVKLKSDPLSSATLSESEESGAVETKSRDKCRKSDEIDEKVVQSVQKVSTLVLSSRKTKPVAADDLGDGIRRQGRTGRGFTSTRSLLPMTVEKIVNLGTAKQLRSARLGFDKTESKAGRPPTRKLSDRKAYARQKQTTTNASVDFLVGSDDGHEELLAAVNAVINQVRAFTSPFWKQMQPFFGFISEADIAFLKQQGNLDSTAPKPTPLHSSVVGCCAVPNGYGLIEHEIEMGLSTGTRSIELLAEQLVPHTGDHSLIPLCQRLIAALISEEDCKSVNEDLKYNEYGSEFELDGELESNNMNDQSFVSFQFVGPTDFNGFRITGKAEHDEPESNIVGILNTGMNSTFGHSPNGLHSDISLMSSMACSEFLYDNMRLNEKLLLEVQSIGIFPEPVPDMALIEDEGISDEISRLEEKYQVQVSKKKGLLDRLLKSALAMKDLQEKEFEEHALDKLVGMACEKYMTGTGGKISSNKMAKQAALAFVKRTLERCHKFEDTGKSCFSEPLFKDLFLSGSSNLNGARLADTTTEGESTKPYTCIRSLEASMSSQQSPSQFIKNADNHDINSLDALLPVNHFSEQTREDTWSNRVKKRELLLDDVGGAIGSSSAPSGIGSSLLSSAKGKRSERDRDGKGHSREMSSINGTTKIGRPALSNVKGERKSKTKPKQKTTQLSVSVNGPVGKISEQPKAALPSKSNDNTSSHVKEKDGFGLDVLDEPESLDLSNLQLPEMDVLDVPDDLDDQGQDLGSWLNIDDEGLQDHDFMGLEIPMDDLSDLNMMV